One window of Arthrobacter oryzae genomic DNA carries:
- a CDS encoding three-helix bundle dimerization domain-containing protein: MDDTEKPDTIAKITERLAARYPEAPRPLVGRIVAEEYGTLDDSRIRTYIPTLVEHRAKDRLNREFNAQSAEL; the protein is encoded by the coding sequence ATGGACGACACGGAAAAGCCCGACACCATCGCCAAAATCACGGAACGGCTCGCCGCCCGATATCCCGAGGCACCGCGCCCCCTTGTGGGCCGGATTGTCGCGGAGGAATACGGAACATTGGATGACAGCAGGATCCGGACCTACATCCCCACCCTGGTGGAACATCGGGCCAAGGACCGCCTCAACCGCGAGTTCAACGCTCAAAGCGCTGAACTCTGA
- a CDS encoding CYTH and CHAD domain-containing protein: protein MESLETEQKYDVDASTALPELMQVPGVGRVAEPVTDRLEAVYFDTPTLALAARRITLRRRTGGNDHGWHLKLPAGGNQRQELHAPLGQPDTVPEELGRHVHVYTRGEKLVPVARLSTGRTTHRLYGPAGEHLADLADDMVHAETLHPAQTVQDWREWEVELVHGTERLFADAEEVLTSTGAVRSGHPSKLARALGDAWPPERVACTREPRNKGPAADVVSAYLGAQITELFTHDPGVRVEAPDAVHQMRSATRRARSALATYRPLFDKSTVKKLAGELKWLARILGKARDAEVMRERLRQHLNDLPGQSGTGPVEATIEHELETTYNTGFRETLSALDSGRYHQLLTDLENFRDHPPTTPRASRPAGTTTAPLVDKAGKRLRRARKTAKQAKSGGRDAALHQVRKDAKRVRHAAESVEEIHGKRARKLAKAAKRLQQILGDHQDSVLARGLLTRLASEPGLPPEAARTYTRLLKIEEDIARDTQAAYRKAAAKNSLKIRLRH from the coding sequence ATGGAGAGCCTCGAAACCGAACAGAAGTACGACGTCGATGCCTCCACAGCGCTTCCGGAGCTGATGCAGGTCCCCGGTGTGGGACGCGTCGCGGAACCGGTCACGGATCGCCTTGAGGCGGTGTACTTCGACACCCCCACCCTTGCATTGGCTGCCCGGCGCATCACTTTGCGCCGCCGTACCGGCGGCAACGACCACGGGTGGCACCTCAAACTCCCCGCCGGCGGCAACCAGCGGCAGGAACTTCACGCCCCGCTCGGACAACCGGACACCGTGCCGGAGGAACTGGGCCGCCACGTGCACGTGTACACCCGGGGAGAAAAACTTGTGCCCGTCGCCCGGCTAAGCACGGGGCGCACCACGCACAGGCTCTACGGTCCGGCAGGCGAACACCTTGCCGACCTTGCCGACGACATGGTCCACGCTGAGACCCTGCATCCGGCCCAGACGGTGCAGGATTGGCGCGAATGGGAGGTCGAACTCGTCCACGGCACGGAGCGCCTCTTCGCAGACGCCGAGGAAGTCCTTACCTCAACCGGTGCGGTCCGCTCGGGCCATCCCTCCAAACTGGCGCGGGCTCTCGGGGATGCCTGGCCGCCGGAACGGGTGGCCTGCACGCGGGAACCGCGGAACAAGGGACCCGCGGCCGACGTCGTATCCGCCTATCTCGGCGCACAGATCACTGAACTCTTCACTCACGACCCCGGTGTGCGCGTGGAAGCACCGGACGCCGTCCACCAGATGAGGTCCGCGACCCGGCGTGCCCGCTCCGCCCTGGCCACCTACCGTCCGCTCTTCGACAAATCCACCGTCAAGAAGCTTGCGGGTGAACTGAAGTGGCTTGCCCGGATTCTCGGCAAAGCACGGGACGCCGAAGTCATGCGTGAACGCCTCCGTCAGCATTTGAACGACTTGCCGGGGCAGTCCGGCACCGGACCCGTCGAGGCAACGATCGAGCATGAGCTCGAAACCACCTACAACACCGGATTCAGGGAAACCCTCAGCGCGCTGGACTCCGGCCGCTACCACCAACTCCTGACGGATCTGGAGAACTTCCGCGACCATCCGCCAACCACTCCCCGCGCCTCCCGGCCCGCGGGCACCACAACGGCCCCGCTGGTCGACAAGGCGGGCAAACGCCTCAGGCGTGCCCGCAAGACTGCCAAACAAGCCAAGTCCGGTGGCCGCGATGCCGCGCTGCACCAGGTCCGCAAGGACGCCAAAAGAGTGCGGCACGCGGCCGAGTCCGTCGAGGAAATCCACGGAAAACGCGCCCGCAAACTCGCCAAGGCGGCCAAACGGCTTCAGCAGATCCTGGGCGACCACCAGGACAGCGTCCTGGCCCGCGGACTCCTGACCCGGCTGGCCTCGGAGCCGGGGCTGCCCCCGGAAGCGGCGCGCACCTACACCCGGCTGCTGAAGATCGAAGAGGACATCGCCCGCGACACCCAGGCCGCGTACCGGAAGGCTGCCGCAAAGAACTCACTCAAGATCCGGCTGCGCCACTGA
- a CDS encoding GNAT family N-acetyltransferase: MTLRLPRALPTLHTATGRFVLSPFSPDDVEPLAHLLANDDIWATGFGDGHHRPGTHEELVRFIDRRHEGLRIFAVHYTGLPGGPLFVGTTGITESHTPTQRVKIGRTLISPAFWGMKANHEVKLALLDWVFARGAGRVECDVDPRNRRSLSSLKRFGFTVEGTRRRSSRRNDGSWRDIVVLSLLTEEWPATRERALRALADVGNFPMCL; encoded by the coding sequence ATGACACTTCGCCTTCCCCGCGCCCTGCCGACGCTCCACACGGCCACAGGCCGCTTTGTCCTGTCGCCGTTCAGTCCGGACGACGTCGAGCCGCTGGCGCACCTCCTGGCCAATGACGACATCTGGGCCACGGGGTTCGGTGACGGGCACCACCGGCCAGGTACGCACGAGGAATTGGTCCGCTTCATCGACCGGCGCCATGAAGGTCTCCGGATCTTCGCGGTGCACTATACGGGCTTGCCAGGCGGACCGTTGTTCGTTGGCACCACTGGTATTACGGAGTCGCACACACCGACACAGCGCGTGAAAATCGGCCGGACCCTCATCAGCCCGGCCTTCTGGGGAATGAAGGCAAACCATGAGGTGAAGCTGGCCCTGCTGGACTGGGTGTTTGCCCGCGGAGCAGGGCGCGTTGAATGCGATGTGGATCCGCGAAACCGCAGGTCACTGTCGTCCCTCAAACGGTTCGGGTTCACTGTTGAGGGCACCCGCCGGCGTTCTTCGCGGCGGAACGACGGATCATGGCGGGACATCGTCGTGCTGTCATTGCTGACGGAAGAGTGGCCTGCGACCAGGGAACGGGCTCTACGTGCCCTGGCAGATGTGGGCAATTTCCCGATGTGCCTCTGA
- the arfB gene encoding alternative ribosome rescue aminoacyl-tRNA hydrolase ArfB, with amino-acid sequence MDLEVTPALTIPSSELSWRFSRSSGPGGQHVNTSDSRAELSWNVAESAVLSDGQRAMLVARLGRRLSSGVITVTAAERRSQLRNRQTALAKLAELVSEGLAPDAAPRRPTKPTRGSERRRLATKQQRSATKRQRQRPSAE; translated from the coding sequence ATGGATCTGGAGGTCACCCCCGCGCTCACGATCCCGTCGTCGGAACTCAGCTGGAGGTTCTCGCGTTCATCCGGGCCGGGCGGCCAGCACGTGAACACCTCGGACAGCCGTGCCGAGCTCTCCTGGAACGTCGCCGAGTCGGCTGTGCTCTCGGACGGCCAGCGGGCGATGCTCGTCGCCCGGCTCGGACGTCGCCTAAGCTCCGGGGTGATCACCGTGACTGCCGCCGAGCGTCGATCACAGCTCCGCAATCGACAGACCGCGCTGGCCAAACTGGCTGAACTCGTCTCCGAGGGCCTTGCTCCCGATGCGGCTCCCCGCCGTCCGACGAAGCCCACCCGAGGGTCGGAACGGCGTCGCCTCGCCACAAAGCAGCAGCGGTCGGCTACCAAAAGGCAACGCCAGCGGCCGTCCGCCGAATAG
- a CDS encoding cytochrome P450 produces the protein MRQAAPVFHDDQSGSWHVFRYDDVQRVLSEYARFSSRMGGDDPSETGQLFASSLITADPPRHRQLRSLVTQAFTPKAVDALAPRISRLTDELLDGIAALGSADLIQELAYPLPVIVISELMGVPAEDRDRFKHWSDVVVSQTRAGAVNEDQHVTNVEMTEYFLNLIEQRRSRPGNDLISNLLSAEIDGQKLSVAELLGFCSLLLVAGNETTTNLIGNAVLCLTEVPGTIERLRQEPALLPRAIEEVLRFRSPVQSMYRVTVADTTLGDVRIPAGAPLVAWIGSANRDERQFERPAQFDVDRSQNRHLAFGHGIHFCLGAPLARLEARIALSAMLSRLPGLALAPGARLERMDSTIVYGLKTLPAGWQAA, from the coding sequence ATGAGGCAGGCCGCACCCGTCTTTCATGACGACCAATCCGGCAGCTGGCATGTCTTCCGGTATGACGATGTGCAGCGGGTATTGTCCGAATATGCCAGGTTCTCCTCGCGGATGGGCGGTGACGACCCGTCCGAGACGGGGCAGTTGTTCGCGTCCAGCCTGATCACGGCCGATCCCCCGCGGCACCGGCAGCTGCGTTCCCTGGTGACCCAGGCGTTCACGCCAAAAGCCGTGGATGCTCTCGCTCCCCGCATCTCCCGGCTCACGGACGAACTCCTGGACGGGATCGCTGCCCTGGGATCGGCAGACCTGATCCAGGAGTTGGCGTATCCGCTGCCTGTCATCGTGATCTCGGAACTCATGGGGGTACCCGCTGAAGACCGCGACCGCTTCAAGCACTGGTCCGACGTCGTCGTCAGCCAAACGCGGGCCGGTGCGGTGAATGAGGACCAGCACGTCACCAACGTGGAGATGACCGAGTATTTCCTGAACCTGATCGAGCAGCGCCGGAGCCGGCCCGGCAACGACCTGATCAGCAACCTGCTCTCGGCCGAGATTGACGGGCAGAAGCTCAGTGTGGCCGAGCTGCTGGGTTTCTGCAGCCTGCTTCTCGTGGCTGGCAATGAAACGACCACCAACCTGATTGGCAACGCGGTTCTTTGCCTGACTGAAGTGCCCGGCACCATCGAGCGGTTACGGCAGGAGCCGGCCCTGCTTCCCCGGGCCATCGAAGAGGTGCTCCGCTTCCGGTCCCCCGTGCAGTCCATGTACCGGGTGACCGTAGCTGACACCACCCTGGGCGACGTCCGGATTCCGGCCGGCGCCCCGCTGGTCGCGTGGATCGGCTCCGCGAACCGCGACGAACGGCAATTTGAGCGCCCGGCGCAGTTCGACGTCGACCGGAGCCAGAACCGGCACCTGGCCTTCGGCCACGGCATTCACTTCTGCCTCGGAGCGCCGCTGGCACGACTGGAAGCAAGGATCGCACTGTCCGCCATGCTGTCCCGGCTGCCCGGACTGGCCCTCGCCCCGGGAGCGCGCCTGGAACGGATGGACAGCACCATCGTCTACGGGCTGAAGACGCTTCCCGCCGGCTGGCAGGCAGCCTGA
- a CDS encoding histidine phosphatase family protein: MTAATPSESTPPSTSQGTLLLLVRHGETPTTGTVLPGRAPGLHLSDRGRVQAERVAERLTGLPIDGLYSSPLERARETAEPTGARTGLEVNDNAGLIECDFGGWTGAALAGLTGLPEWQTVQRSPSAFRFPDGESFTEMQERIVAALEVLCAAHAGGVVVCFSHADPIKAAVAHALGTPLDLFQRIVISPGSVSVVSFVEGQAPAVLMVNSSSEPLSGLRAL, translated from the coding sequence ATGACTGCAGCAACGCCGTCGGAATCGACACCGCCTTCGACATCGCAGGGCACCCTGCTCCTGCTGGTGCGCCACGGGGAAACGCCCACCACGGGAACCGTGCTGCCCGGACGCGCCCCCGGACTCCACCTGTCCGACCGGGGCCGGGTCCAGGCGGAACGGGTCGCCGAGCGGCTCACGGGACTTCCCATTGACGGCCTCTACTCCTCGCCGCTGGAGCGCGCCCGGGAGACTGCAGAGCCCACCGGAGCGCGCACCGGGCTCGAGGTGAACGACAACGCCGGGCTGATCGAATGCGATTTCGGCGGGTGGACCGGCGCTGCGCTCGCCGGCCTGACCGGCCTGCCCGAGTGGCAGACCGTGCAGCGCAGCCCGTCTGCGTTCCGCTTCCCGGACGGGGAGAGCTTCACCGAGATGCAAGAGCGGATTGTCGCCGCGCTCGAGGTGCTGTGCGCCGCGCACGCCGGGGGCGTCGTCGTGTGCTTCTCCCACGCCGACCCGATCAAGGCCGCCGTGGCCCACGCCCTGGGTACGCCGCTGGACCTCTTCCAGCGGATAGTCATCAGCCCGGGGTCGGTCTCGGTTGTCTCATTCGTTGAGGGTCAGGCGCCGGCCGTACTCATGGTGAACTCGTCGTCGGAACCCTTGAGCGGCCTGAGGGCGTTGTGA
- a CDS encoding sigma 54-interacting transcriptional regulator codes for MSDRPDIFTVGELRASGHVHKDLRHEIRDNLLAALAAARDPWPGMYGFSRTVLPQLERALIAGHDVVLLGERGQGKTRLLRTLAGLLDEWSPVIEDSELNEHPYEPITEHSRARALTEGDRLRVAWRHRSERYVEKLATPDTSVADLIGDVDPMRVAEGRRLGDPETIHYGLVPRSNRGIIAINELPDLAERIQVAMLNVMEERDIQIRGYVLRLPLDVLVVASANPEDYTNRGRIITPLKDRFGAEIRTHYPIELDDEVAVIRQEGRLVADVPPVILEILARYTRALRLSPAINQTSGVSARFAIAGAETVAAAALRRASVRGEDEAVARIVDLEAAVEVLTGKIEFESGEEGREQAVLDHLLRTATAEAVRAHFHGIDLGPLVAALDGHTTVTTGEQITAREFLENLPSLDGSSLYDEISGRLGAKNDGQRAAAIELALEGLFLARRIAKESDDEETVYG; via the coding sequence GTGAGTGATCGTCCCGATATCTTCACCGTAGGTGAATTGCGTGCCTCCGGCCACGTCCACAAGGACCTGCGCCACGAAATCCGTGACAACCTGCTCGCCGCGCTCGCGGCCGCCCGTGATCCGTGGCCCGGGATGTACGGTTTCAGCAGGACGGTCCTTCCCCAGCTGGAGCGTGCCCTGATTGCCGGCCACGACGTCGTCCTGCTCGGTGAGCGGGGACAGGGCAAGACGCGCCTCCTCCGCACCTTGGCGGGGCTGCTGGACGAGTGGTCTCCGGTGATCGAGGACTCGGAACTGAACGAACACCCTTATGAACCCATCACGGAGCACTCGCGCGCCCGGGCACTCACCGAAGGCGACCGGCTGCGGGTGGCGTGGCGACACCGCTCGGAACGCTACGTCGAGAAGCTCGCGACGCCGGATACCTCCGTTGCCGACCTCATCGGCGACGTCGACCCGATGCGCGTAGCGGAAGGCCGCCGGCTCGGGGACCCGGAAACCATCCACTACGGCCTCGTTCCGCGCTCCAACCGCGGCATCATCGCCATCAACGAACTCCCGGACCTGGCTGAGCGGATCCAGGTGGCGATGCTTAACGTGATGGAGGAGCGGGACATCCAGATCCGCGGCTACGTGCTGCGGCTGCCGCTGGACGTGCTCGTCGTCGCCTCCGCCAACCCGGAGGACTACACCAACCGTGGCCGGATCATCACACCGCTGAAGGACCGCTTTGGCGCCGAGATCCGCACGCACTACCCGATAGAGCTGGACGACGAAGTGGCCGTCATTCGGCAGGAGGGGCGGCTGGTGGCCGACGTCCCGCCCGTCATCCTGGAAATTCTGGCACGGTACACCCGGGCGCTGCGGCTGTCCCCGGCCATCAACCAGACCTCCGGGGTTTCCGCGCGGTTCGCCATCGCGGGCGCCGAGACTGTGGCCGCTGCCGCGCTGCGCCGGGCCAGCGTGCGCGGGGAGGATGAGGCAGTGGCCCGGATTGTCGACCTGGAGGCGGCGGTTGAAGTTCTCACGGGCAAAATTGAGTTTGAATCCGGTGAGGAGGGGCGTGAGCAGGCTGTCCTCGACCATCTCCTGCGGACTGCGACGGCTGAAGCCGTGCGGGCGCACTTCCATGGCATCGACCTCGGCCCGCTCGTGGCCGCGCTTGACGGTCACACTACCGTGACTACCGGGGAGCAGATCACCGCCCGGGAGTTCCTCGAGAACCTTCCGTCCCTTGACGGGTCGAGCCTCTATGACGAGATCAGCGGGCGCCTGGGGGCCAAGAACGACGGGCAGCGGGCCGCGGCCATCGAACTTGCGTTGGAAGGCCTCTTCCTCGCACGGCGGATCGCCAAGGAGTCCGACGACGAGGAAACGGTTTACGGCTAG
- a CDS encoding vWA domain-containing protein: MTAHNRSRYSRYRGGPDPLAPPVDLAEALDAVAEDVMAGYSPRHALQEYLRRGGRNREGLDDLAGRVQQRRKDLLGRHKLDGTLNEVQKLLDTAVLEERKQLARDAMIDNTDRAFREMQLQNLPRSTAAAVNELASYDWQSSTAREAYERIKDLLGREVLDQRFAGMKEALEGATEEDRAAVAEMLQDLNGLLDKHRRGEDTDADFQEFMAKHGQFFPENPQSVEELIDALAQRAAAAQRLLQSMSAEQREELMRLSAQAFGSPELMAQLGQLDANLQALRPGEDWSGSERFEGEEGLGLGDGTGVLQDLAELDELAEQFSQSYNGSRLDDLDLDALARQLGQDAAVSARTLAEIERAMHDGGFLQRGADGDLRLSPQAMRRLGRSLLRDTARQLSGRQGRRDTRVAGAAGEQTGSSRPWEFGDAEPWDVTRTITNAIRRTIGNGGDPGRGLRLAVDDIEVTETEARTQAAVALLVDVSFSMAAEGRWVPMKRTALALHHLVTTKFRGDRLQLISFGRYAQSMDIGQLIALASRREQGTNLHHGLLLAGRFFRRHPSMQHVLLVVTDGEPTAHLLPDGDSWFDYPPDPETIRVTVAELDRLGRAGAQATFFRLGDDPGLERFVQRMARRVDGRVVAPEAGDLGAAVVGEYLRAHFRGRPYDDADWAS; this comes from the coding sequence ATGACCGCACACAACCGGTCCCGGTACAGCCGGTACCGGGGAGGGCCGGATCCGCTCGCCCCGCCGGTGGACCTGGCGGAGGCGCTGGACGCCGTCGCCGAGGACGTCATGGCCGGATACTCGCCCCGGCACGCCCTGCAGGAATACCTGCGGCGTGGCGGCCGCAACCGGGAAGGGCTCGACGACCTCGCCGGCCGCGTCCAGCAGCGGCGCAAGGACCTGCTGGGCCGGCACAAACTGGACGGCACCCTCAACGAGGTCCAAAAACTGCTGGACACCGCAGTGCTGGAGGAGCGCAAGCAGCTCGCCCGCGACGCCATGATAGACAACACCGACCGCGCATTCCGGGAAATGCAACTGCAGAACCTGCCCCGGTCCACGGCGGCGGCTGTCAATGAACTGGCGTCCTATGACTGGCAGTCGAGCACGGCGCGGGAGGCCTACGAGCGGATCAAGGACCTGCTGGGCCGCGAGGTGCTGGACCAGCGTTTCGCCGGGATGAAGGAGGCCCTCGAGGGTGCCACGGAGGAGGACCGCGCGGCCGTGGCCGAGATGCTGCAGGACCTCAACGGGCTGCTCGACAAACACCGGCGCGGCGAGGACACCGACGCGGACTTCCAGGAGTTCATGGCGAAGCACGGCCAGTTCTTCCCGGAGAACCCGCAGTCGGTCGAGGAGCTGATCGACGCGCTCGCGCAGCGCGCGGCCGCCGCCCAGCGGCTCCTGCAGTCCATGTCCGCCGAGCAGCGCGAGGAGCTGATGCGGCTCTCCGCGCAGGCGTTCGGCTCGCCCGAGCTTATGGCACAGCTGGGCCAACTCGACGCCAACCTTCAGGCCTTGCGACCCGGCGAGGACTGGAGCGGTTCCGAACGCTTCGAGGGCGAGGAAGGGCTGGGGCTCGGCGACGGCACCGGCGTGCTGCAGGACCTCGCCGAACTGGACGAGCTCGCTGAACAGTTCTCCCAGTCCTACAACGGCTCGCGTCTGGACGACCTGGATCTGGACGCCCTCGCCCGCCAGCTGGGACAGGATGCCGCGGTGTCGGCCCGGACCCTGGCGGAAATCGAGCGGGCCATGCACGACGGCGGCTTCCTGCAGCGCGGTGCCGACGGCGACCTCCGGCTCTCCCCGCAGGCCATGCGGCGGCTCGGCAGGTCGCTGCTGCGGGACACCGCCAGGCAGCTTTCCGGCCGGCAGGGCCGCCGGGACACGCGCGTTGCCGGGGCGGCGGGGGAGCAGACCGGCTCCAGCCGGCCGTGGGAGTTCGGCGACGCCGAACCGTGGGACGTCACTCGGACCATCACCAACGCCATCCGCCGCACAATCGGCAACGGCGGCGACCCCGGCCGCGGACTGCGCCTCGCCGTGGACGACATCGAGGTGACGGAGACGGAAGCCCGCACGCAGGCCGCCGTCGCCCTGCTGGTGGACGTCTCCTTCTCGATGGCCGCCGAGGGACGCTGGGTGCCGATGAAACGCACCGCGCTCGCCCTGCACCACCTCGTCACCACCAAGTTCCGCGGCGACCGGCTGCAGCTGATCTCGTTCGGCCGCTACGCGCAGTCTATGGACATTGGCCAGCTCATCGCCCTGGCGTCCCGGCGGGAACAGGGAACCAATCTGCATCACGGTCTGCTGCTGGCCGGCCGGTTCTTTCGCCGCCACCCCTCGATGCAGCACGTCCTCCTCGTGGTGACCGACGGCGAACCTACCGCGCATTTGTTGCCGGACGGGGACTCGTGGTTCGACTACCCGCCGGACCCGGAGACCATCCGTGTCACGGTTGCGGAGCTCGATCGCCTTGGCCGCGCAGGCGCGCAAGCCACGTTCTTCCGGCTTGGGGATGATCCGGGGCTGGAGCGGTTTGTTCAGCGGATGGCCCGCAGGGTCGACGGCCGCGTGGTTGCGCCTGAGGCCGGGGACCTCGGGGCCGCAGTGGTGGGGGAATACCTTCGCGCTCACTTCCGCGGCCGCCCCTACGACGACGCCGACTGGGCTTCGTAG
- a CDS encoding antibiotic biosynthesis monooxygenase family protein, giving the protein MRPGQVRNSLCETGLVITEHAVLPVIPGQEQDFERAFSQARPIIASMPGFRKLSLSRSIESPGTYLLLVEWDRLEDHTVGFRQSAQYGNWRALLHHFYAPFPVVEHYTQVL; this is encoded by the coding sequence ATGCGACCTGGCCAGGTGCGGAATTCCCTATGTGAGACTGGTCTGGTGATTACAGAACATGCCGTCTTGCCAGTCATTCCGGGCCAAGAACAGGACTTCGAGCGGGCGTTTAGTCAGGCGAGGCCAATAATTGCCTCGATGCCTGGCTTCCGAAAACTATCGTTGTCGCGTTCGATCGAGTCGCCGGGTACTTATCTGCTGCTTGTTGAATGGGATCGGCTCGAAGACCATACCGTTGGATTCCGACAGTCAGCGCAATACGGGAACTGGCGCGCATTACTGCACCACTTCTACGCTCCCTTCCCTGTCGTGGAGCACTACACGCAAGTCCTCTAA
- a CDS encoding YciI family protein, producing the protein MTKYLISFPSAAMVFPDEDLQAVSDASHAVVQEAKDAGVWVFGGGIDESIPPVMVDGDGTVSEGTYPQTAQLEGGYSVLELPSYDAALEWAAKIAAACRCAQEVRAFQYDPAS; encoded by the coding sequence ATGACGAAGTACCTGATCTCGTTCCCGAGTGCAGCAATGGTCTTTCCCGACGAGGACCTGCAGGCAGTTTCGGATGCGTCGCACGCGGTCGTGCAGGAGGCGAAGGACGCCGGCGTCTGGGTGTTCGGCGGCGGCATCGACGAGAGCATCCCGCCCGTCATGGTCGACGGCGACGGGACCGTGAGCGAGGGCACCTACCCGCAGACGGCGCAACTCGAAGGCGGCTACTCCGTGCTGGAGCTGCCCTCGTACGATGCGGCACTGGAATGGGCAGCGAAGATCGCGGCTGCCTGCCGATGCGCGCAGGAGGTGCGCGCGTTCCAGTACGACCCCGCCAGCTGA
- a CDS encoding DUF427 domain-containing protein has product MTPAHGFPGFVRRPKPIKPKAGQESVWDYPRPPRVEPRSERIIVRLGGQVIADTTDAVRVLETSHPPVYYLPLDAFPAGVLVPVEGTSFCEFKGEAHYFDVVAGGVLVPRGGWTYPEPARGFEALSTRVALYPGPMDSCEVDGERVTFQEGNFYGGWITTKIVGPFKGGPGTAGW; this is encoded by the coding sequence ATGACTCCTGCTCACGGATTTCCCGGCTTCGTGCGGCGTCCCAAGCCCATCAAACCCAAGGCTGGTCAAGAATCGGTGTGGGACTACCCGCGGCCGCCGAGGGTGGAGCCGCGATCGGAACGTATTATTGTGCGCCTAGGCGGGCAGGTGATTGCCGACACCACCGATGCAGTGCGAGTCCTGGAGACGAGTCATCCGCCTGTCTACTATCTGCCGCTGGACGCATTCCCTGCAGGTGTACTGGTCCCGGTCGAGGGCACCAGCTTCTGCGAGTTCAAGGGAGAAGCGCACTACTTCGACGTCGTTGCCGGCGGAGTCCTCGTTCCCCGTGGCGGGTGGACCTACCCGGAACCGGCCCGGGGTTTCGAGGCCCTCAGCACCCGAGTGGCCCTCTACCCGGGTCCGATGGATTCCTGCGAGGTCGACGGCGAGCGGGTCACCTTCCAGGAAGGTAACTTTTACGGCGGCTGGATCACCACGAAGATCGTTGGCCCGTTCAAGGGTGGCCCGGGCACGGCCGGGTGGTGA
- a CDS encoding DUF6226 family protein, translating to MGNRKKQFEVDRLLDGLRSADEAAVQALIDVLADWAQEKPDESPPGLPLPVSPPAEHPRYVRPPLPAVTYYSDEGKPIPYGQQWGDGGPDPDSYGIDSHPERFAGLHRVALALLDYLAAVYDVEVHESPAHAAALLTEARDVLQAVKVTPRRSGAASLTFVLTGYPGVLVHAGVLHDFPFPVCGCDACDETAETTADRMERLVLTVAAGGYRERYPVGSQRWSEYALTAYDGSGSESGKGEPVPVASYRLDDAEVRLRDIPVAWRPWPLRGS from the coding sequence GTGGGAAACAGGAAGAAGCAGTTCGAGGTCGATCGCCTGCTCGACGGCCTGCGCAGCGCAGACGAAGCCGCGGTGCAGGCGCTCATTGATGTGTTGGCAGACTGGGCCCAGGAAAAGCCGGACGAGTCCCCGCCAGGGCTTCCTCTCCCGGTTTCACCGCCTGCAGAACACCCGCGCTACGTCCGGCCGCCCCTTCCCGCGGTCACGTACTACTCCGATGAAGGGAAACCCATTCCCTACGGTCAGCAATGGGGCGATGGCGGCCCGGACCCGGATTCCTATGGCATCGACAGCCACCCGGAGCGATTTGCCGGCCTTCACAGGGTGGCCCTTGCTCTCCTCGATTACTTGGCTGCCGTGTACGACGTGGAAGTCCACGAAAGCCCGGCGCACGCCGCGGCTCTGTTAACAGAGGCCAGAGACGTGCTGCAGGCGGTAAAGGTCACGCCGCGGCGGTCCGGGGCAGCGTCCCTGACGTTTGTGCTGACCGGGTATCCGGGCGTCTTAGTGCACGCCGGAGTGCTGCACGACTTTCCATTTCCCGTGTGCGGCTGCGATGCATGTGACGAAACGGCTGAGACAACGGCAGACCGGATGGAGCGGCTGGTGCTCACCGTCGCGGCTGGCGGCTACCGCGAACGCTACCCCGTGGGCAGCCAGCGGTGGAGTGAATACGCGCTGACAGCGTACGACGGATCCGGCTCTGAAAGTGGAAAAGGTGAACCTGTCCCTGTCGCATCCTACCGACTCGACGACGCGGAGGTCCGGCTACGCGATATACCCGTCGCGTGGCGTCCCTGGCCGCTGCGCGGAAGCTGA
- a CDS encoding VOC family protein — protein MAIKLENVGIAVRDLEATIDFFADLGLTVVGRDTVSGEWTDTAVGLDGNHAKIAMLQTPDGHGRLELFEYIHPKAIESSPTRPNDIGMHRVAFSVDDIDKALEVAAKHGCHPLRGVATYGDEYKLTYLRGPSGILVMLAQKLKRD, from the coding sequence ATGGCCATCAAACTTGAGAACGTCGGTATCGCCGTTCGCGATCTCGAAGCAACCATCGACTTTTTCGCCGACCTCGGGCTCACGGTCGTCGGCCGTGACACGGTCAGCGGCGAGTGGACCGACACTGCTGTCGGCCTTGACGGCAACCATGCCAAGATTGCGATGCTCCAGACACCGGACGGCCATGGTCGACTTGAGCTCTTCGAATACATCCACCCCAAAGCGATCGAGTCCAGCCCAACACGTCCCAACGATATCGGCATGCACCGCGTGGCCTTCTCGGTCGACGACATCGACAAAGCCCTAGAGGTAGCCGCGAAGCACGGATGCCATCCGCTACGCGGCGTGGCGACCTACGGCGACGAATATAAACTCACCTACCTCCGCGGTCCCAGCGGAATCCTCGTGATGCTCGCCCAGAAACTGAAGCGAGACTGA